From Thunnus maccoyii chromosome 21, fThuMac1.1, whole genome shotgun sequence, the proteins below share one genomic window:
- the LOC121888326 gene encoding uncharacterized protein LOC121888326 produces the protein MGRQKRRIKCLFCSAGDEEGASEKEEENTSEEKENESDERSEELQWMNDTSHTEDTEVVVISAHGDIRVGSSLKTRSYIRTKRKTSCFSGAARVIRNALSSALNYKSSPRRVSQSSTLSRPPVATAACASSFLPHPPPQIAHLQHDKSFRQSLPGDPNLSQETSFIHEALVEMTAPVIAESVPETLPTHSHLSPDWSRRDFSCLPCSHSVPSLSQITSTKNKNLTRAKSLPDMLLKDSFEEFTPDVTVDENEETYRFHCSRPGLYQCSVTSLVFHMEGEGDVVYRIVSWNCRLLAQHHKKPAGPLFDIKCLQQSVCQLHLPHCEIRSTGGCEFLSVAHVDDEGIEFITPHKITETHVIINITGFSGFGNVKDEDSPPKPVRALVLLFYRPPTDPDPESLLNVLLLPRNVVLRDVKRMRNESADGRFIEWYIDICPNCTLFPKHKYRLSTSPEDDSVLVQPTVAEFDEEYYIDYFPSFQVKLKTIMKNIQLFLKDKNSSCCVWESQVSLQSTGVTKPQGQCARSLLSNERLKNIWTSFIDGISGPVLKSLLDKMFEKKVITDSERELADEMQNKRDKARFVIDTVTKKGEAASSEMIEFLCEEDPFLCKHLGLM, from the coding sequence ATGGGACGTCAAAAAAGGAGAATTAAGTGTTTGTTCTGTTCAGCTGGGGATGAAGAAGGAGCatcagaaaaagaagaagaaaacacttcagaggagaaggagaatgAGTCAGATGAACGCAGTGAAGAACTACAGTGGATGAATGACACTTCACACACAGAAGACACAGAAGTCGTAGTGATTAGTGCTCATGGTGACATACGGGTAGGGTCTAGCCTTAAAACTAGATCATATataagaacaaaaagaaaaacatcttgtttCAGCGGGGCGGCCAGAGTGATCAGGAATGCTCTGTCCTCTGCTTTAAATTACAAATCTTCCCCCAGaagagtcagtcagtcaagcACACTATCGCGCCCCCCTGTGGCTACTGCAGCATGTGCATCTTCTTTTCTCCCCCATCCGCCTCCTCAAATTGCTCATCTTCAACATGACAAATCTTTCAGGCAGTCTCTCCCAGGAGACCCTAATCTGTCCCAGGAGACTTCTTTTATACATGAAGCCCTGGTGGAAATGACAGCACCTGTTATAGCTGAGTCTGTCCCTGAGACCCTGCCAACCCATTCTCACCTCAGTCCTGATTGGAGTAGACGAGACTTCAGCTGCTTGCCTTGTTCTCACAGCGTGCCCTCACTCAGTCAAATAACCTCTACAAAGAACAAGAACTTAACTCGAGCAAAGAGCTTACCTGACATGTTGTTAAAAGACAGCTTTGAGGAGTTTACACCTGATGTTACTGTtgatgaaaatgaggaaacCTACAGGTTCCACTGCTCCCGTCCAGGCCTGTACCAGTGCAGTGTGACAAGTCTGGTGTTTCACATGGAGGGAGAAGGGGACGTGGTTTACAGGATTGTCTCTTGGAACTGCAGACTACTGGCCCAACATCACAAGAAGCCTGCAGGACCCCTGTTTGACATCAAATGTCTGCAGCAGTCTGTGTGTCAGCTTCATCTCCCACACTGTGAGATCCGCTCCACAGGTGGATGTGAATTCTTGTCAGTTGCTCATGTGGATGATGAGGGCATCGAGTTTATTACTCCTCATAAGATAACAGAAACTCATGTCATTATAAACATCACAGGGTTTTCTGGTTTCGGTAATGTCAAGGATGAAGACTCTCCTCCTAAACCGGTCCGAGCACTGGTGCTGCTGTTCTACAGACCCCCGACTGATCCTGATCCAGAATCTCTCCTCAATGTGTTGTTGCTACCAAGGAACGTCGTGCTGCGTGATGTGAAGCGCATGAGGAACGAATCAGCTGATGGGAGGTTCATCGAGTGGTACATCGACATATGTCCCAACTGTACACTGTTCCCAAAGCATAAGTACAGACTGTCCACTAGTCCTGAAGACGACTCAGTTCTAGTTCAACCAACAGTAGCAGAATTTGATGAGGAGTACTACATCGACTACTTCCCATCATTCCAggtgaaattaaaaacaatcatgaaaaatattcaactttttttaaaagataagaACAGCTCCTGCTGTGTCTGGGAAAGCCAGGTTTCTCTTCAGTCCACTGGAGTAACAAAGCCCCAAGGACAGTGTGCTCGGAGTCTCCTTTCAAACGAGAGGCTGAAGAACATATGGACCAGCTTCATTGATGGGATATCAGGACCTGTTCTCAAAAGTCTGCTGGACAAGATGTTTGAGAAAAAGGTGATAACTGACTCTGAGAGAGAGTTAGCGGATGAGATgcaaaacaaaagagacaaGGCTCGTTTTGTCATCGACACGGTGACGAAGAAAGGTGAAGCTGCGAGTTCAGAGATGATTGAGTTTCTCTGTGAGGAAGACCCCTTCCTCTGTAAACATCTTGGGTTGATGTGA